GGAACGGTACCGGTAGCACCCAATGTACGTTTAGCAACTTCACAAATTACCACACCATTACATATGCAGTCACAAAAAGCTAaagtaaatatgaataaaggaaatcagcagcaacaacaaagagaagaaaattatgatgACACTTGGTACTCTATTTTCCCAgttgaaaatgaagaattagTATATGGGCTTTGGGAAGAAGAAGTTATTTGGGATccagaaaatatgaaaaaaattcctaAACCCAAGATACTTACATTAGATCcaaatgatgaaaatatagTTCTTGGTATCCCCGATGACATTGATCCTGCACTTCTTCATAAAGATAATGGACCCCAACCAAAAGTAAAGATACCACATCCACAtgttaaaaaaagtaaattattattaggtAAAGCTGGAGTAATAAATGTTCTCGAAGAAGAtacacctccaccaccaccgaAATCACCTGACAGGGATccatttaatatatcaaatgataCATATTATATGCCACGATCATCAGAAACAACATTACGCTTAAAAGTTGGAGGTGGTAACTTAATACAACACAGTACACCAGTAGTAGAATTGCGTGCACCTTTTGTTCAAACACATATGGGACCAATGCGTCTTCGAAATTTCCATAGGCCGCCATTGCGAAGATTCAGCCATGGCCCACTTGCACTTCCTGATCCACATAGTGTTCTACCTCTGATcaaacatattaaaaaaaaggcaaaacaaagagagcaagaaagaaTTGCATCTGGTGGTGGTGATGTTTTCTTTATGAGGACACCTGAAGATTTAACAGGAAGGGATGGTGAAATAGTCCTTATTGAATTTTCTGAAGAACATCCACCATTAATGAATCAAGTGGGAATGTgttcaaaagtaaaaaattattacaaaagaaaagcagGAAAAGATCAAGGTCCACAAAAATACAAGTATGGAGAAACAGCTTATGCTCATACCAGTCCATTTCTTGGAATTCTTACGCCTGGTCAAAGCATACAAGctgttgaaaataatatgtacaGGGCACCAATTTATGAACATAAAATTCCTGAAACTGATTTCCTAATTATTAGAACCAGgcaacaatattatataagagaaaTGGATGCACTATTTGTTGCAGGCCAAGAATGTCCTTTATATGAGGTACCAGGACCGAACTCAAAAAGagcaaataattttgtaagaGATTTCTTACAAGtctttatttatagattattttgGAAATCTAGAGATACACCGAGGCGAATTAAAATGGATGATATTAAAAGAGCTTTTCCTTCTCATAGTGAGAGTAGTATTagaaaacgattaaaacttTGTGCCGATTTTAAAAGAACaggtatattttatttttcttattttttatattgtaaactAAACACGAACAACTTGTGTGTTAGGCATAAGTaatctatattttaatttgtttacaGGAATGGATTCCAATTGGTGGGTAATAAAGCCGGACTTCAGATTACCtacagaagaagaaatcagAGCTATGGTATCTCCGGAACAATGCTGTGCTTATTTCAGTATGATTGCAGCAGAACAAAGATTGAAAGATGCAGGATATGGtgaaaaattcctttttactcctcaagatgatgatgatgaagaaatgCAATTGAAAATGGATGACGAAGTCAAAGTAGCCCCATGGAATACAACGCGTGCATATATCCAAGCTATGAAAGGAAAATGTTTATTGCAGTTAGCTGGTCCAGCTGATCCAACAGGATGTGGTGAAGGTTTTTCATATGTTAGAGTACCAAATAAGCCAACTATCAGTAAAGTTAGtgtaatgttttatattttaaatgttgcactttttttttttttatttaattaacgtttGCAATATAGGAAGAACAAGAAGCACAACCGAAAAGAACAGTAACAGGAACAGACGCAGATTTAAGAAgactttcattaaataatgcaAAGGCACTTCTTAGAAAGTTTGGTGTTccagaggaagaaataaaaaagcttTCACGTTGGGAAGTTATAGATGTGGTTAGAACATTATCAACTGAAAAAGCAAAAGCTGGAGAAGAAGGTATGACAAAGTTTTCAAGAGGTAATAGATTTTCTATAGCGGAGCATCAGGAAAGATATAAGGAAGAGTGTCAAAGAATTTTTGATTTACAAAATCGTGTCTTGTCGTCCAATGAGGTTTTAAGTACAGACGAAGGTGAAAGTTCAGAAGAAGACAGTTCTGATATAGAGGAAATGGGTAAGAACATTGAGAATAtgttatctaataaaaaaacgagTACTCAATTATCCCTGGAACGGGAAGAGCAGCAGAGACACGCGTTACGAAAAATGATGATAGATGAAGTCCAGGAACAAGACAAAAAacctaaagagaaaaagagagacgacgAGGAAGACAATAATCCTGTTAATAATTTTGGCACGCAACAAGGAAGATTACTTAAAATTTATCGTACTTTTAGAAAtcacgaaggaaaagaattcaCTAGAGTTGAATTAGTTAGAAAGCCAGCTGTAATAGACACTTatttaaagataagaaattctaaagatgaaacatttattaaacaatttgCTACATTGGATGAAgcacaaaaagaagaaatgaaaagagagaaaagaagaatccaGGAACAATTgagaagaataaaacgaaatcaaGAACGAGAACGTATGCAAGGTGGTTCCATTGGTACAAGCAACACTATCAATCCTATGTTTGATCGTAGTGGCACTAATACTCCTACCACTACATCCTCTACTAGTATCCTTCCATTTTGTAATTACCAATCAACTTCCCCAGCTTCTAAACATCCTAAGCCTGAAATTTCTCCTTCTAAACGTAAAAAACCTAAACTGAAACcagatttaaaattaaaatgcgGCGCTTGTGGTAATGTAGGTCATATGCGAACTAATAAAGCTTGTCCATTGTATCAAAATAATGTAACTACTGCACCAGTTAATGTTGCTATGActgaagaacaagaagaagaaatagagaagcaACTTAATACTGATGATCAAGATCTTGTTAATGTCGATGGAACAAAAGTTAAATTATCatctaaattaattaaggTTGTACAATATTACaccagaaatattttctataaaaatatatcatatctaatgtgaatattcttttatttgtaaatttgtattatagcacgcggaagaaatgaaaagacgTACTTTACTTCTAAAAGTTCCAAAGGAAGCAGTgaattcaaagaaaagaagaagagctACTGGAGACGATCATTGTGATTATCTTAAGAGACAACAAAGACCAGCCAATCGTCGTAGAACCGATCCTGTTGTTGTTATGTCAACTATGCTAGAAAGCATTCTAAATGAAATGCGAGATTTACCAGATGTTCAACCATTCCTTTTCCCAGTTAATCCGaaggtatatattttaatttcaagtaAATGATTGATAAACACAAATGAATTTGATGTGTGAAATCAATTTATGCGTATGTATTAATGGTTTCTTTAGGCTGTTCCTGATTATCATAAAATCATACAAAGACCTATGGATTTACAAACAATACGTGAAAACTTgagattaaagaaatatcaaagcAGGGAAGAATTTTTGGCTGATGTCAATCAAATAGTTGAAAATTCTACACTTTATAATGGACCAAAATCCTCATTAACAGTAGCAGCTAAACGTATGTTAGAAACATGCGTAGATAGACTTGGTGAAAAAGAAGATCGTTTAATGAGACTCGAAAAAGCAATTAATCCTCTTCTTGATGACAATGATCAAGTTGCTCTTACATTTATTTTGGATAGTGTtgtcaataataaattgaaatcgaTGACAGAAGCCTGGCCATTCCTAAAACCtgttaataagaaattagtgaaggattattataatgtaattaaacgTCCAATGGATTTGGAGACAATTTCAAAAAAAGTTTCAGGTGAActgcaatataattttttatgtgaaattattgttataaatatatatatatttatatatataatattttgattaattttgcatatacatatattttttaaagctCACAAGTATCATAATCGTCATGAATTCGTTAGAGATATTGAACAAATTTTGGAAAATTGTACAATTTATAATGGAAAAGAATCTCCATATACGCATAAAGCTGAATTACTTGTTAAAGTCTGTAAAGAGACCTTAGACGAGGtaagattaagaaaaataaagatgttttctttttattttgtcaacatacattctatattttatagttcATTATTTTGAcatcgtaaaattaataaaaacatatattgcAGTATGACGAGCATTTAACTCAATTAGAAAACAATATATTGTTGGTACAAAAAAGAGCAATGGAGCAAGCAGATATAGATTCTTCATGGCTAGGTCCAGATGAAGAGAATTATACTATCGTAGAGCCTGAATTCAGAGGGGTAAGAGTTCACGAATCAAATCTAGTATGATATTAATAGGACAATtgattaatatctaatataattaatatttgtaattaattacaattgtgtgtttttttttttttacatttattctctctcaGAGTCAAACTAGTTCACCAGAAAATCCTTTTGGAAAGTCAAGCATGGATGATTTTGATTTTGTCGATGTGGAAGGTGATATGGAAAGTGATGCTGGTAGAAACGtacattcaaagaaaaaagatgtacTTGAAGAAGGTAAGAGATATgtgtatcaaaaaatattttaaaaatttaaatgattaatatattacaaactcttatttataattttagatCTACAATTTTCTAGTGAAGATGAATTTGATGAAGTTCCATTTGGAACAGATGAACAATCTGAGCATAATGAAATGGAAACACTTGAATTGAATGAAGTtagagaaggaggagtagTTTTGGCTGATGATGACAGTCAACAAGCTGCAGAAGCAATGGTACAACTAGGGAATGTTGGATTTTATATGGGAGAACAACAATTACTCCAACAAGGTATAATCgactttaaagaaaaaataaagatagaaattaaacaactatctaaatattatttaaaataacctgaaatatttataatattgttctCAGATGAGAGTATGGATGTCGATCCAAATTACGATCCATCAGATTTTCTATTGGCTGGATTACCAGCACGAGAAGATAAAGCTAAtactgaaaataatattgcacAATGTAAACAAGAAAATCAACAGCAACCTTTACAACAAGAAGAAGACGTTGGTGGAGATCTTTGGTTTTAAGTGTATTAAAActgaaaaataaagtattttatattgtaaaaatttaacaatctTGTATAAGTTGAGCATTGTACATAGATATCTgtgatatattctattatatatataatggtatCCATAGATACAACAAAACATTCTGttcttttgtaaatattaaatttctatacatgtataatattgAGAAgctacataaaaaaaaaaaatatatatatatatatatatatgtaatctaCTATTTGAAATACTGTGAAATCTCTTTTGCAAAATTGATACTATAAAATGGTATTGATTTTCAATGATCTCCTTCGCATCATACACAATTACAactataaacataatattatattatattaatattaatgttatagaAAAGTTTTGTTTTAATGATTACTACAGTTGAATCAATAattacagaatatatataaatattattttttaaatcctttACGCTTCcagatatataaagataaaactcTTAACAAAATGATCCAAATAATTCAAACTGTCaatcaaaatcaattaaaagatTATGAACCAGACATAATAAtgacatatataattaaaatactttttcattacggagaaacatataaaattgatGTATGTGAATGGAAACGTCGACGAAAAATACGACTTGCACAAAATAGTTATCATCATTTATTGGAAGTATATATTCctggaaaaacaaaacagattGTACATGCTGTCATTAATACAATTAACGAAGATAAATTATGGAAATTTGAGACCTTTTCTttagagataataaataacttaATGGATCATGGCATTGATGGTTCAGTAGTGGTTCATacaatattgaatttaatagaatcaatagatacaaatatatatgacatcagaattattatcaaaattctatatgaaatattagatTCTTACGAATGGCCTGAAACTAATGATACAATAACTGTGATAGAAAgacttttaaatttcttttatagaactataataaatacaaatacaaatacacaggatacattacttttttctaaaaaacttaaaaaaggttttgaaatatgtatcagaaacataattaaacatttatccAATGATCAACTTCTTATCATTGTATATCATATGTGCTCATGGACTACGCAAAAAAATATGagtgataatattatattgggATTCGGTAGTATTTTAGAATATACAGCTTATATGCATCAAACAACTCTGTATGAAAAAACTCTAACACCAATAATATTTCCCTTATTGATGCAAATGATAGCATCCAATAGTAAAATAATCAGTTTATTAGGTAATAGAGTTATACAATATTTgatagatcgaaaaaaaaatagattaaattttaatactcccaaaattttttttgacaatgtagactttgatttaaaattaagcaattattataaagaagacaaaatatttcttaaaattcaTCGTGAAATTTTACATGATAGCCTACTTAAGAGTATTTTGAATCATCGTACATCCCGTATGAATTTAGAAACTAGTTATTGCACAATATGTATCATAGCAATCGAGGTTCCTTGCGGTTTTACAACTGCAGCATTAGTTTGTTTAACTATGAACTTACAAGacttaattttaaaagaaaataacccTCATAGTATAGCATCATATCATATACATGCTATTGTCATATCAATTATGTCTCTTTTATGTTGGATTCATAAGGCTAaagttttttataaatatgtcaataaaattatgatgGAGAGAGCGGACTGGGCTCCACACTTAAATCCACCAATTCAGTCTGAATATAATTTTGCAGTACATCATATTTTTTGGTACAAAccagaattatattttattgattggGAAACGCGATATTGCTTATGGAAATGTTTTCGCCttcaaaattattgaaataataaccttaaaaataacgttaaataaagtattattatatatatccttcctttttaaaatataagaaataaaatatttgtttttatatactttatattcgTCTTTTATAAAGAcagttatttatataacgttaaaaatagCAATTCTTAAAAACGCACTGGATATCATTTAATGGCAATAaagtatcaataataaatgctGTTGATTATATGCATTCGTACATGTAAATCTTGAACTATTTTTCAACTTGATAAATAAGGTTGCTCATACTACTTTAAATAATACTTAGTCTCTTATCTGCACGATATGATTACTCTGACCTGAGAAACCATTTTGGTCATAATAAGAAAcattatttaacgataaatttgATCCAAATTATTAGTCTTCttgatatttctaaatttttgtaattcatCAATacagaaataaatcaaatatgtaCGAATCAActatcgatgaaattttaaaagtgCATTTACCAGATGATGTTTTGCCAGAAATTAATCGTCTTTTGTATGGCCGCAAAATAAagtaagatttaataaaaatgtttatttgatTGCTTCAAAAATAATAGGTTATTCATACAAAATATCTATTgttctttctatatcttatCATAATCATACACATTAagtaaaaacattttaatatgttaatagaaaattagatTTAGCAGATTGGAAAAATGACTATAATTTGGAAAGACAAGGTTGGATATTAAATAGTATTGTTGAAGAACAATTACGTCCTAAACGCATTGTACGTGTAGGATTAATCCAACATTCAATCGTTTTACCAACAACAGATCCAatagaaaatcaaagaaatgcaatacataataaaataaaagaatatattgatTATGCAGCTACTTGCaaagttaatataatttgtcTACAAGAAGCTTGgcgtatgtttatatatatatatatatgagataaaaatttacatcataataatttttataaaatgataattgtaTTATAGCTATGCCATTTGTATTTTGtacaagagaaagatatcCATGGTGCGAATTCGCTGAGGATGCTGAAAATGGGccaacaaatttattattatcaaaattagcAAAAGAacataatatgattattatttctccaATTTTGGAAAGAGATAGTGCTAATGGAGATACTTTGTGGAATACatctgttattattaatatagatgGTAAAATTATTGGTAAACATCGAAAAAATCATATACCACGTGTTGGAGATTTCAATGAATCTACGTATTATATGGAAGGAAATACAGGACATCCTGTTTTTGATACTTGTTATGGACGCATTGCTGTTAATATATGTTATGGACGTCATCATCCTTTAAACTGGCTTATGTTTGGATTAAATGGAGCAGaggtaaatatattgtaattttcttctttctggaATTTAAACTAAACGAATTTAAATTATGTTTAGATTGTCTTCAATCCATCAGCCACTGTTGGTAATTTATCTGAACCTTTATGGCCTATAGAAGCAAGATGTGCTGCAATtgctaataattattttacgtgTGCCATCAATAGAGTTGGGACTGAAATATTTCCCAATAAATTTACGTCGGGTGATGGGAAGCCATCTCATAATGATTTTGGGCAGTTTTATGGTTCCTCTTATATTACTGCACCTGATGGCACACGGACCCCAGGTTTAAGTAGATCTAATGATGGAATACTTATTGCAGATTTGGATCTTAATCTTTGCAGACAAGCAAAAGATATATGGGGATTTAgagtaagttttttttttattttattttaattttttttccttttttctttttttttttttaaaaataagtacAAATATTTCCATATACGAACTACATCAAAAATGTCGAATATATGTAATGTTCAATGagtataaatcatttataaagaattaatacttaatatatttttttagatgACCCAACGACTGGACATGTATGCTAATGAACTTGCTAAATTCGTCCAACAAAATTGAATATtgttacataaattatatgtttcattttattaatcttatatgtaaatatcaaataaaatataaaaacgaatgaaatatatttaagccAGAAagcataaatatacatatacatacacacatatatatatacatatacacacatatatatatatatatatatatatatatatacatatatatatacacatatatatatacacatatatatatacttataaaattatataatcattaaaggTATTTTTTAAGAATGAGTCATAATCAATGTATTACAGAGTGAATTGAACTAACTATATAACAAATTGAAATAACTATAAATTGCAAAACTATGTAAGATGCATGAATTAGATGTTTGATCCTGCGTTTAACGTAGTATTATGTGTCTGTTTTCGGTAATGCAAAGCTTCTTGATAGGCCTTTTTTACTGCTTTCCTATCAGCAGGTTTACGCGACTCTATTAGTTTAGATTCATCAAGTTCTTGGGATACACCCAATTTTTCTAGTTTTTCGCCTGGTAGCCATTGCCtgcattaaaatgaaaaatatagacataatgatattgatagaataaatatattatattattaagtttttttttaccatGTACGTTTCGtatcgaagaaaagaacaaggaaAACTGGTTCTTTGTAATTATTAGCTAGTACCAATACATCATCAGGAGGGGCTGGAATAGGTACACCTTTATGTATGGTACCACGAGGTGTATTAGGGTCTATAATCAAAGCTGGATACCAAGGATATCCACGACATTTAGCCCATACAAGCTGTAAAGCTTCTAACTTTCCACTATTTCCTGATTTTTCATTAGTTTCTTTATTGGCTTCATGTGTATTTaatctctgtttttcttcttctggaTCTGGTGTAGCAGATCTGCTTGTTGAACAACTACTACAACTTGATGATTGACTCTCTCCTTCACCGGCATCACTGTCCATTGTTCCGCTtctgtaaatttaattaactttctGTAGAGAAAtttagttaaaaaatattaatttctatataccttttcatagatataattcatatcaaattatttaccTATACACTTTGAAACTGTCACTTTGTTTCTTCTGATTATTTTCTGGAAGGAACATTTGTCCACTTCTGCTAGCACGTGCTTTGGCTTTACGGGTAAACAGTACAGCTGTTCTTCGATTGACACCACCTGCAccaacttctttttctcctgtaTTTAATTCCGTTTCATTGCGATTACGATtagatctttctctttttctagatTTCGAAGCACTTTGTTCTGTTTGACAAAGAGTATTAAGTTCTGGATAATCTTTACAAGCTTGTTCTATGAGCAAACCACCTtgctctttcattttcaatccTGCTTTGTAAAACATGGTATCTTTACGATTATAAGCCAAACAGTTATTGACCATTAAATTGAAATCTGTTTCAAAAGCTCCAATAGTGTCATATTCCTGCTTCTCGattttaatctataatatataaaattgttaaaaaaaaaattaaataaataaataaataaatatatacatatacaattacCTGCATTGTAGAAAGATCCATTGGATGTGAAACTATATCAAGATAATCAGGAACTTCTTTAGTATTAACTGGTTGACCAAATACATCATTAACATCTCTTAATTTAATAGCTTCTAATAATGTAAGCAAAATACTTTCCAAAGGTCGTAATTTAAACCATAAgcacttttctttcctataatatacacatattatttcaaatggtTTTTCAATAGGTATtcttaaaaaagtaatataaaaaaatacctACACTttgaataattctttcttcaGCTTTTCTCGTTTTCGTACTAATTCACATAGCAATCGAGCACGTTCTAAATCCTGTCGTAAACATTGCCAATACTTAAGTTGACGATAAAGTTCTCCGCGTAATTCACTATCTGGAGACGGCGAGCAATTACCTCCTAATGGAGGAGGCCTTGATTGTGGATGTGAACTTTGCAATCTTCTAAGGAGAGGTACACCATTTCTATATTGACGTTTCAGTGTCCAGTATGCTATAAGACGTTGAATCAACTGACTTCTCTTTGGGAGACCTTCTGCTAAACTAATTAATGTTTTCTAGATTACTATACATTCACAATTATATTTCACGAACTATAGCTTTTCCCTGgatgataaagtaaaaaatgaaaaaccacaatatattttacctagcaatttcttttatacgttCAGGTGGTATTGTGGGTATGGATATAACTGGTGCAGATGAACTCTTTTTATTAGCAATTGCTCTTCGTCTTGCATCAGCAGGATTTGTAGAAGGCTGATAATCTGCTGGTGTATGTGTTTCACAATATGCTGTTTTCTGAACTAGCATTGGTTCTCCATTAGCAGGTTGTACTGTTCTCATACGCATACAAAGACCAGCTTGTTGTGCACAAGTAACATGAAATGCTGCATAACAGTTAGTTTTATGACACTGAATACATGCACCTGCACCTCTACGTTTACAAACACAACAAGTAAGTCTCCAACGAGCTGCAGGAATACTT
This Vespa velutina chromosome 10, iVesVel2.1, whole genome shotgun sequence DNA region includes the following protein-coding sequences:
- the LOC124951964 gene encoding transcription initiation factor TFIID subunit 1 isoform X2, which gives rise to MMKPSYYYQWKIRNKLVKPEKLVKMVIWDQKWQIGDLVLHSYDKSDQQDNKVSNDQFSDDAFLMVSQLHWEDDVVWNGDDIKHKVTQKLNSKNNAAGWVPSSVNRTAQAFSQPGKGGTVPVAPNVRLATSQITTPLHMQSQKAKVNMNKGNQQQQQREENYDDTWYSIFPVENEELVYGLWEEEVIWDPENMKKIPKPKILTLDPNDENIVLGIPDDIDPALLHKDNGPQPKVKIPHPHVKKSKLLLGKAGVINVLEEDTPPPPPKSPDRDPFNISNDTYYMPRSSETTLRLKVGGGNLIQHSTPVVELRAPFVQTHMGPMRLRNFHRPPLRRFSHGPLALPDPHSVLPLIKHIKKKAKQREQERIASGGGDVFFMRTPEDLTGRDGEIVLIEFSEEHPPLMNQVGMCSKVKNYYKRKAGKDQGPQKYKYGETAYAHTSPFLGILTPGQSIQAVENNMYRAPIYEHKIPETDFLIIRTRQQYYIREMDALFVAGQECPLYEVPGPNSKRANNFVRDFLQVFIYRLFWKSRDTPRRIKMDDIKRAFPSHSESSIRKRLKLCADFKRTGMDSNWWVIKPDFRLPTEEEIRAMVSPEQCCAYFSMIAAEQRLKDAGYGEKFLFTPQDDDDEEMQLKMDDEVKVAPWNTTRAYIQAMKGKCLLQLAGPADPTGCGEGFSYVRVPNKPTISKEEQEAQPKRTVTGTDADLRRLSLNNAKALLRKFGVPEEEIKKLSRWEVIDVVRTLSTEKAKAGEEGMTKFSRGNRFSIAEHQERYKEECQRIFDLQNRVLSSNEVLSTDEGESSEEDSSDIEEMGKNIENMLSNKKTSTQLSLEREEQQRHALRKMMIDEVQEQDKKPKEKKRDDEEDNNPVNNFGTQQGRLLKIYRTFRNHEGKEFTRVELVRKPAVIDTYLKIRNSKDETFIKQFATLDEAQKEEMKREKRRIQEQLRRIKRNQERERMQGGSIGTSNTINPMFDRSGTNTPTTTSSTSILPFCNYQSTSPASKHPKPEISPSKRKKPKLKPDLKLKCGACGNVGHMRTNKACPLYQNNVTTAPVNVAMTEEQEEEIEKQLNTDDQDLVNVDGTKVKLSSKLIKHAEEMKRRTLLLKVPKEAVNSKKRRRATGDDHCDYLKRQQRPANRRRTDPVVVMSTMLESILNEMRDLPDVQPFLFPVNPKAVPDYHKIIQRPMDLQTIRENLRLKKYQSREEFLADVNQIVENSTLYNGPKSSLTVAAKRMLETCVDRLGEKEDRLMRLEKAINPLLDDNDQVALTFILDSVVNNKLKSMTEAWPFLKPVNKKLVKDYYNVIKRPMDLETISKKVSAHKYHNRHEFVRDIEQILENCTIYNGKESPYTHKAELLVKVCKETLDEYDEHLTQLENNILLVQKRAMEQADIDSSWLGPDEENYTIVEPEFRGSQTSSPENPFGKSSMDDFDFVDVEGDMESDAGRNVHSKKKDVLEEDLQFSSEDEFDEVPFGTDEQSEHNEMETLELNEVREGGVVLADDDSQQAAEAMVQLGNVGFYMGEQQLLQQDESMDVDPNYDPSDFLLAGLPAREDKANTENNIAQCKQENQQQPLQQEEDVGGDLWF
- the LOC124951964 gene encoding transcription initiation factor TFIID subunit 1 isoform X1, translated to MGDSEEENDKDFALGNMTGFLFGNIDDNGQLEDDILDPEAKQHLASLGRLGLSSFIKEMMPNENSNDENNMKLDNSKEETTLSTSEKDVDCLVKSPSALDFSDINELADDITEDSGPSSILDPKIEKENADYDADDEEIINKSDTQLMPPPPIPEEKETLTAEEVEAARQRKLETPLASMLPSKYANIDVTELFPDFRANKVLRFSRLFGPGKPSSLPQIWRGVRKRRKKKRHHDVRDSDSGSDQDDRKPKFKGWIMQYGPDPNLDSYRSDDETKLLLPVEDKEQIGKTGEAGENGDMGPKVADWRFGPAQLWYDMLQVPETGDGFNYGFKIIDKSDQQDNKVSNDQFSDDAFLMVSQLHWEDDVVWNGDDIKHKVTQKLNSKNNAAGWVPSSVNRTAQAFSQPGKGGTVPVAPNVRLATSQITTPLHMQSQKAKVNMNKGNQQQQQREENYDDTWYSIFPVENEELVYGLWEEEVIWDPENMKKIPKPKILTLDPNDENIVLGIPDDIDPALLHKDNGPQPKVKIPHPHVKKSKLLLGKAGVINVLEEDTPPPPPKSPDRDPFNISNDTYYMPRSSETTLRLKVGGGNLIQHSTPVVELRAPFVQTHMGPMRLRNFHRPPLRRFSHGPLALPDPHSVLPLIKHIKKKAKQREQERIASGGGDVFFMRTPEDLTGRDGEIVLIEFSEEHPPLMNQVGMCSKVKNYYKRKAGKDQGPQKYKYGETAYAHTSPFLGILTPGQSIQAVENNMYRAPIYEHKIPETDFLIIRTRQQYYIREMDALFVAGQECPLYEVPGPNSKRANNFVRDFLQVFIYRLFWKSRDTPRRIKMDDIKRAFPSHSESSIRKRLKLCADFKRTGMDSNWWVIKPDFRLPTEEEIRAMVSPEQCCAYFSMIAAEQRLKDAGYGEKFLFTPQDDDDEEMQLKMDDEVKVAPWNTTRAYIQAMKGKCLLQLAGPADPTGCGEGFSYVRVPNKPTISKEEQEAQPKRTVTGTDADLRRLSLNNAKALLRKFGVPEEEIKKLSRWEVIDVVRTLSTEKAKAGEEGMTKFSRGNRFSIAEHQERYKEECQRIFDLQNRVLSSNEVLSTDEGESSEEDSSDIEEMGKNIENMLSNKKTSTQLSLEREEQQRHALRKMMIDEVQEQDKKPKEKKRDDEEDNNPVNNFGTQQGRLLKIYRTFRNHEGKEFTRVELVRKPAVIDTYLKIRNSKDETFIKQFATLDEAQKEEMKREKRRIQEQLRRIKRNQERERMQGGSIGTSNTINPMFDRSGTNTPTTTSSTSILPFCNYQSTSPASKHPKPEISPSKRKKPKLKPDLKLKCGACGNVGHMRTNKACPLYQNNVTTAPVNVAMTEEQEEEIEKQLNTDDQDLVNVDGTKVKLSSKLIKHAEEMKRRTLLLKVPKEAVNSKKRRRATGDDHCDYLKRQQRPANRRRTDPVVVMSTMLESILNEMRDLPDVQPFLFPVNPKAVPDYHKIIQRPMDLQTIRENLRLKKYQSREEFLADVNQIVENSTLYNGPKSSLTVAAKRMLETCVDRLGEKEDRLMRLEKAINPLLDDNDQVALTFILDSVVNNKLKSMTEAWPFLKPVNKKLVKDYYNVIKRPMDLETISKKVSAHKYHNRHEFVRDIEQILENCTIYNGKESPYTHKAELLVKVCKETLDEYDEHLTQLENNILLVQKRAMEQADIDSSWLGPDEENYTIVEPEFRGSQTSSPENPFGKSSMDDFDFVDVEGDMESDAGRNVHSKKKDVLEEDLQFSSEDEFDEVPFGTDEQSEHNEMETLELNEVREGGVVLADDDSQQAAEAMVQLGNVGFYMGEQQLLQQDESMDVDPNYDPSDFLLAGLPAREDKANTENNIAQCKQENQQQPLQQEEDVGGDLWF
- the LOC124951966 gene encoding uncharacterized protein LOC124951966, producing the protein MIQIIQTVNQNQLKDYEPDIIMTYIIKILFHYGETYKIDVCEWKRRRKIRLAQNSYHHLLEVYIPGKTKQIVHAVINTINEDKLWKFETFSLEIINNLMDHGIDGSVVVHTILNLIESIDTNIYDIRIIIKILYEILDSYEWPETNDTITVIERLLNFFYRTIINTNTNTQDTLLFSKKLKKGFEICIRNIIKHLSNDQLLIIVYHMCSWTTQKNMSDNIILGFGSILEYTAYMHQTTLYEKTLTPIIFPLLMQMIASNSKIISLLGNRVIQYLIDRKKNRLNFNTPKIFFDNVDFDLKLSNYYKEDKIFLKIHREILHDSLLKSILNHRTSRMNLETSYCTICIIAIEVPCGFTTAALVCLTMNLQDLILKENNPHSIASYHIHAIVISIMSLLCWIHKAKVFYKYVNKIMMERADWAPHLNPPIQSEYNFAVHHIFWYKPELYFIDWETRYCLWKCFRLQNY